A genomic segment from Defluviitalea raffinosedens encodes:
- a CDS encoding ACT domain-containing protein, whose translation MRGIITVVGKDRVGIIAKVCTLLSERQINILDISQTIVQGFFNMMMIVDLSNSTETFEKNEEDLKNLGNEIGVVIKLQREEIFNSMHRI comes from the coding sequence ATGCGAGGCATCATTACTGTTGTGGGAAAAGATCGTGTTGGTATTATTGCAAAGGTTTGCACACTGCTTTCAGAAAGGCAAATTAATATATTGGATATATCTCAAACTATTGTTCAAGGATTTTTTAATATGATGATGATCGTGGATTTATCAAATTCAACTGAAACTTTCGAAAAAAATGAAGAGGATTTAAAGAATTTAGGTAATGAAATTGGCGTTGTCATCAAGCTTCAAAGAGAAGAGATTTTTAACAGCATGCATCGTATTTAA